A stretch of DNA from Perognathus longimembris pacificus isolate PPM17 unplaced genomic scaffold, ASM2315922v1 HiC_scaffold_5241, whole genome shotgun sequence:
CGGTGCGTgcgccgggggcggcggggcgccgcGAACCCGGGGCCGGGCCCGCGTGGGTGGCCAGGGGGCCGGAGGGCCGGTGACCGGGCTCCACCCAGCGCCTCAGCCGCCCCCGACGGGAGGCCTCTGGGCCgaggggcccggccccgccccgccggggggCGCGTGGCGCTCGGAGCCGCCTGGGGACTCGGCCGTTCCACGCCGGggctcaacacccccccccccccccgccaccgccgAGGGGAAATTGAGTCAccgggaggagaaggagggccgACGCCAGCCCGCAGGGCCTTCCAGACGCCAGCGAGGGGGGGGCGGGCTCCCCGGGAAAACAAAGGGACGGGGTgggggtcggggcgggggggggcgcggctGGGCCGGCGCGGGGCCCACGCGGGGGACGCGGCCCGGGATCAAAGGAAACGTGACATTTGAAAAGAATGTGCGCGTccgccggggcgggggaggggcggggagggaggcggcgggggaggggcgggggggagccgGGCTGAGCCCGAGTTTCCGGACCGCTCGCCacggcccagccccagccctccccggggtggtgggggggggtgcgggcCGTCGCGGGCCCGAGGTCTCCCCGGCCCGGCCTGGCGAGGTGGCGCTGGAAGGGAAATGTAACGGGAGACCcacggcggcgggggggggtgggggggggtgggggagatccaACGGgacgcccgcccccctccccctccccctccccccgcccgcccctcccccagcccgccggccccgcccccgcccggccgcgGCGCGCGTCACCGGGGTCCCCGGGGGCTGGGGGGTGTCCcctgggcgggcggggccggcgggcgggcgggcgccgcccCCGTCGCGGAGGCGCCCGAGCCCGGCCCGCcggcccctccccgcgcccccgaaGCCTGTTTCTCATTAGAGCAGCGGGCGCggtccccgcccggccccggagTGTTTGTAAACGTCCGACCCGACGGCGGGCTCGGTTAACCCTtcgcgcgcggggcggcgggggcggggggcgggagagCGGCCCCGGGCTGCAGGGACCGGGAACCCGGAGCTCGCCgggcctggtgggggggggggggggaggatggcgAGCCGCCCCTCCACCCAGCACCGCGTCAGGAGACCccgcgtccccgccccgccccctcgaggccccgccccgccccctcgaggccccgcccccgcgtccccgccccgcccctcgaggccccgcccccgaggccccgccccctgcccttcCCGGCATCTCCGGCCCCGGCCTCTCACCCCAGCCAGGTGACAGGTGTCCCGGCCCGGGCCTCCCAGCGTGGCGGCTCCGGGCGGCGGAACCCGGCCGGGAGTGGGACGGGGGAGCGCAGCCGGCCGGCGGGCGGCGATCGGCTCCACGCTGCGGCTCCGGGGTGGAGGGGCCGCGGGCTCCGGCCTCGCCGGGCGGCTGGGGCGAGGGTGTCGGCAAACCCCGGCCTGGACCGCCGCGGGCCCGGGCGCGGGCCTTggaccggccccccccccccccagcctccgggACCTCGCTCGGAAAGTCACTCACCGTTCCCGGGCCTGGGAGGCCTGCTGAGCGTCctctccccggggggggggggcaggccggaGGGGACCGAGGCTTCCAGAAGGGCCTCCGGCAGCGTGCCCCAGAGCCCCCCGGGCTGCAGGcttggaggggcggggggggtccCCCCTCGCCCGAGGCTGGCTGGGGCCTCCAGAGCCCGGCAGAGGGCCGTGCGCGCGCGGGGCCCGCACCCGAAGCCCCTCGCCGGGGCTCGGCGAGGCGCGGGCCTGGCCTCCGCGGGGTCGGCGCTCGCTCGGCTCGGGGACCGGGTTCCAACtcggttctctctctcttttttttttttttttttttgagggggaggaaCTGGAGAGAGGACCGGgggcgggagggtgggggggggactgggggcgCGTGGTTTTCCCATCTCATCCCGGAGGAGGGGCCGGAGCATCCCGGGCAGCCAATCAGGGGGCAGCTGGGGGGGGCCGCTTTGAAGAAGTTTAGGGGGGAAAAGTTTGGAAAAGTTTCTATAATAACGAGGGGGCATCCGAAGGAGGCGGCCGCGGCGGAGGAGGGGGCGCTGGGGgagagggcgggcgggcgccgcgcGGAGAGGACGGCAGGCCCCtgcaccccccctcccgccccggacGCGACCTGGGGACCCGGGCCGGACCCATGGGGGCCGCGAGCTGCGAGGATGAGGAGCTGGAGTTCAAGCTGGTGTtcggggaggagaaggaggcccCCGCGCTGGGCGCCGGGGGGGCCGGGGAAGGTCAgtgcgggccgggggggggggtgtctgcggTCAGGGGGGCTgcgcggccgggggggggggctcggggccGCCCGCGGTTGGGGTGTCGGGGGCGACCTGGGGCGCCGAAgtggggcgggggccgcggcgcCGCTTCTTCCTTTTTAGGtggtggccgggggtgggggcggggcgccgcgggccgggccgggccgccgggcACCGGGTGGAGCGGGCTGAGGCCGGGGCCGCCGGGAGAAGGGGAGGCCTAGGCTCCGGAGCCGCGGTCCCGCCGACGGGACTCCCCGGGCTGGAGCTGGCGAGCCGCGccgggctcccccccccgccccccgccccgtctgGCCGCAATGAGAGGCAGATGGCGGGGCTGGagccgggggcggcggcggcctctCGCACGGAATCCgtgccgcccgccgccccctcccacgCCGGGCCCGCACGCGtcacccgcccccccgccccggctgcgccccgcccccgggcccggggagcgggggaggggccgccccgcgcaccccgccccgccccggtcgCGATGGAGACCGGGGCGCCTGCCAGCTCTATTTGGGGGTTTGAGAACCGCGGCTAATTGGGTTCATGTGTGCGAgtcgcccccggcccggcccggagccccgccaGACgcgcccgcgggccgggccccggcCCGGTGCCCGCGCCCCCACCCGGGGGGCCCGGGGTCCCGGCCGGGGCTGGGGAGCCTGGCGCGCCCGCTCCCAGCCTTTCCATCCCCCGGCGTCCAGCGTGGCTGCGCGCGCCTGAAGGGCtcctcagagccccccccccgccccgcgggggtcccccacccccctcccctcacgcggcctccctctccccctccccgcgcccgcaGAGCCGGACCCCGAGgatgcgccgccgccgccgccgtgctGCCGCCTGGCCCTGGGGAGCCCCCGCCCTACGGCGCGGCCCCCATCGGCatcccccggcccccgccgccgcgGCCGGGCATGCActcgcccccgccgcgccccgcgccctcgccGGGCACCTGGGAGAGCCAGCCCGCGCGGTCGGTGCGGCTGGGGGGCCCCGcggagggcgcggggggcgcgggcggcggccgcGTGCTCGAGTGCCCCAGCATCCGCATCACCTCCATCTCCCCGACGCCCgagccgccgcccgcgccgcccgagGAGCACGCGGACGCCTGGGGCGACGGCTCCCCGCGGGACTACGCGGCCCCGGCCGAGGCCTTCGGCGGCTACCGCgaggcgggcgggccgggcgcctTCTTCAGCCCGAGCCCCGGCAGCAGCAGCCTGTCCTCGTGGAGCCTCTTCTCGGACGCCTCGGACGAGGCCGCCCTGTACGCCGCCTGCGACGAGGTGGAGTCGGAGCTGAACGAGGCGGCCTCGCGCTTCGGCCTGGGCTCCCCGCTGCCCTCGCCCCGCGCCTCCCCCCGGCCCTGGACCCCCGACGACCCCTGGGGCCTGTGCGGCCCGAGCCCCGCGCCCGGCGCGCCCCGGGCGCCCGAGGACGGCTGGCTGCTGCTGTGCGCGCCCCCGGGGCCGGCCGCCGCCTCCCCGCGGCCCGCCTCGCCCTGCGGCAAGCGCCGCTACTCCAGCTCGGGGACCCCGTCGTCCGCCTCCCCGGCCCTGTCCCGGCGCGGGCAGCCTCGGGGAGGAGGGCCCcgagccgccgcccccgccgccgccgccgcccctggCGCGGGAcccggcctcccccggccccTTCGACTACGCGGGCGCCCCGCCGGCCGAGAGCATCCCCCAGAAGACCCGGCGCACCTCCAGCGAGCAGGCCGTGGCCCTGCCCCGGCCCGACGAGCCCGCCCCGTGCAACGGGAAGCCGCCCTCGGGCGCCGAGGAGCCCGGGGGTCCCCGCAAGGAAGCGGCCGGCATGGACTACCTGGCCGTGCCTTCCCCCCTGGCCTGGTCCAAGGCTCGGATTGGGGGACACAGCCCCATCTTTAGGTGAGGGGGTGCGTTCCCTTCCAGGTACCATCCCCGGCTTCAAAGAAGCACGCGcaaccacagccccccccccccccacctacctCACGCTCATGCTAAGGAGGATTGAAGACAAAGGGGTGCCCGCACTGGCAGTGGGAGAGCCACAGCTACGGTTTAGGTAGAGGCAGCATTCTAGGTACCCCACGCTGGCGGGGGCGCCCGCCCGGGCACTTGGGTAAGTGCAGGGATTTGCATCTGATCCTTTAGACAAATACTAGCGTTGTGCATTCTGCCGCAGGAGAATTTCCTCTTTACTTTCTAGGACTTACCCTGGCGGCTGAGGCGCAAGCATAGTTGCCAACTTGAATAAAGTAGCATATATTTGCAAGTCAAAGGACTCAGTAGCTGGCCGCTGGCAGTAGacatctggaatcccagctactctgggcagaaaagtccccgccAATTCACAGCTtagaagctgcaagtggagctgtggctcaatggatggagtgccagccttgagaaagctaagggacaaggcccaggccccagtaacacacacacacacagtccacacacacacttacatcgAAGTCTGCATTTCTACCCCTTCTATTTTGCCCATTTTAATATCCCTAAACCTTGAGATGTCACACTGGCCCGTTGGCTGCATCCAGAAAAGTTTCTAGAAGGAAGAAACCTTACTATTGGATCCTCCAGGTTCCGGTAGACCAGAGCTTCTCAGCGTGAGCAGCACTGGTCCGTAGAGCTAGCTaatgcactggggggggggggggctgaaatgGACAAGGTAGGATGGCttaggcccccctccccccatgcttaTTAGAGGGTCTTTCTTGTGGTGTAGGACCCTCTACGCTACTTGTGACCACCAAACCTGTCTCTAGACAATGCCAAATACGTGAGGGGCAATTATCAGCTAAGGTCCCAGGCAGAGGGTATCTAGGAACACGACTCAGAAAGACCACCCTTTGAAACCCCTTAACTCCCCGGGGCGCTCCCCTAGCCAGTGGACagagagcagcctgggagcagAAAGTGGCCTGTCCTGGCTTCTGTCAGTGGCTGCtggcctcctttcttttcttttcgccggtcctggggcttgcacagggcacggtccctgagcttgttttgctgaaggctagcacttgatcGCTGGAACCACGGAGCCACGTCtgactttttctgtctatgtggtactgaggagtcgaacccagggctccgtgtGTGCCAGGCCAGCACTCGACCACAGCTAAGccactttccccagccctggcctcgtTGCTTGATTTGCAGGACAGAAGTGTTTCTCCCTGACGCCCTGACTCAGCTGCCTCCAAACCTAAGGGCCTGGGGCTCCTCAGTACTCCAGTGCCCCACCCCTACGCCAACCCCCAGCCTTGCGctcggggaagggggggggggctcgggctGTTGTCTTCCTCCATACCCTGTGCGAAGGGAGCCCTGGCCCCCCGTAGACCCCACCCCTGCAGCGTGGggggccccccccccggctgcggCTTTTCCCTTCTCccgcctcttccccccccccccacacgctcAGCGTGACTGGGGTCTGCGCTGGGGCTGATCCTGtgggctcccctcctccccaggacctctgccctcccccccctgGACTGGCCGCTGCCCAGTCAGTACGAGCAGCTGGAGCTGAGGATCGAGGTGCAGCCCCGAGCCCACCACAGGGCCCACTACGAGACGGAGGGCAGCCGGGGCGCCGTCAAGGCCGCTCCGGGCGGGCACCCCGTGGTGAAGGTACGCCTGGGAGGCCGGCGGCCGGGGCTCTTCCTCCCCTGCGGATGGGCCCGGGCCGCTCTGCCCTTTcccacactccctccctcctccccgccctgaCCCTGCAggctgcctggggagggggggtgcactTCGGGGACCCAGATAGATttgctccccctctcctcctccgtgCACCCCAGGGGACACCAGCCTCCGGGCCGCCTCGGAATGGCGGCCTGCCAGATGTGGGGGAAGGGTTCAGCCGAGGTCAGAGGTCAACGGGAGTCAGGCCTTTGTACGGAGCCGGGGCTCCTTTCCTCTCTTGGACGCTCGTCCTCTCCTTTGCCCAGCCCGTTTGGGCCTTCTTCAAGAACAACACTTTGAATCCCAGGCCACAGCTCCTCCACGACGGGTACCCAGTTCCCTTATCATCCCCCCCTCATCCCCCCGCGGAGGACAGCTCCTGTCtttccccgcccccgcctcccggTAGACCGGGAAGGTGGAGGAAGGGCGAGCCGGCGGCCCGGCGGTAAGGCGGGCCTCCGCCCTCCGCCAGCTCCTGGGCTACAGCGAGAAGCCGCTGACGCTGCAGATGTTCATCGGCACCGCGGACGAGAGGAACCTGCGGCCTCACGCCTTCTACCAGGTGCACCGCATCACGGGCAAGATGGTGGCCACGGCCAGCTACGAGGCCGTGGTCAGCGGTACCAAGGTGCTGGAGATGACCCTGCTCCCCGAGAACAACATGGCGGCCAAGTAAGCCCCCGTCCCGCATTCCCTCGCTCGCGTGGGGCCCGGGACCCGCGAGGCCTCCTCGGAGCCGCGTGCCGGCCTCCTGGCCATCTTGGAGAGGCCATTTGGGGGCGGAGGAGGCGTCGGGGccgcgggcggagggcgggctcGGGCCGGCCCGTTGGGGGGTGCGCCGCTCCCGGGCGCGGCTTCCGCTGGAGGGACGCCCCGCCCCGCTGTCCCCCCAGCATCGACTGCGCTGGGATCCTGAAGCTCCGCAACTCGGACATCGAGCTGCGGAAGGGCGAGACGGACATCGGGCGCAAGAACACGCGCGTGCGGCTGGTGTTCCGCGTCCACGTGCCTCAGGGCGGCGGGAAGGTGGTGTCCGTGCAGGCTGCGTCGGTGCCCATCGAGTGCTGTGAGCGCGGGGGCCCCGCCGTCCGTccttccgtccgtccgtccgtccgtcggtCTCTCGCCCGTGGGCGGCTCTGTCGCC
This window harbors:
- the Nfatc4 gene encoding LOW QUALITY PROTEIN: nuclear factor of activated T-cells, cytoplasmic 4 (The sequence of the model RefSeq protein was modified relative to this genomic sequence to represent the inferred CDS: inserted 5 bases in 5 codons; deleted 6 bases in 4 codons); translated protein: MGAASCEDEELEFKLVFGEEKEAPALGAGGAGEEPDPEDAPPPPPCCRLAXGEPPPYGAAPIGIPRPPPPRPGMHSPPPRPAPSPGTWESQPARSVRLGGPAEGAGGAGGGRVLECPSIRITSISPTPEPPPAPPEEHADAWGDGSPRDYAAPAEAFGGYREAGGPGAFFSPSPGSSSLSSWSLFSDASDEAALYAACDEVESELNEAASRFGLGSPLPSPRASPRPWTPDDPWGLCGPSPAPGAPRAPEDGWLLLCAPPGPAAASPRPASPCGKRRYSSSGTPSSASPALSRRGSLGEEGPEPPPPPPPPPLARDPASPGPFDYAGAPPAESIPQKTRRTSSEQAVALPRPDEPAPCNGKPPSGAEEPGGPRKEAAGMDYLAVPSPLAWSKARIGGHSPIFRTSALPPLDWPLPSQYEQLELRIEVQPRAHHRAHYETEGSRGAVKAAPGGHPVVKLLGYSEKPLTLQMFIGTADERNLRPHAFYQVHRITGKMVATASYEAVVSGTKVLEMTLLPENNMAANIDCAGILKLRNSDIELRKGETDIGRKNTRVRLVFRVHVPQGGGKVVSVQAASVPIECSQRSAQELPQVETYSPSACSVRGGEELVLTGSNFLPDSKVVFIERGPDGKLQWEEEXSVNRLQSNEVTLTLTVPEYSNARAARPVQVYFYVSNGRRKRSPTQSFKFLPVIFKEEPCPXSALPGFPSAPGPPFGSDMDFSPPRPPYPXFPHEEPAYETPYLPEGFGYGTPPLYPPTGPPPSYRPGLRMFPETGGAAGRGPPAPVSFLPRPFPSDPYGGGGGGRGSSFPMGLPFPPPAPFRPPLPSSPPIEVPFPPQSRAHPLPARGYGEAGPGFGPEEAPPEQEKPRGGYSGGFRDGVPIPGITLEEVSEIIGXDLSGFPAPPGGEEPPA